A genomic region of Pelodiscus sinensis isolate JC-2024 chromosome 1, ASM4963464v1, whole genome shotgun sequence contains the following coding sequences:
- the LOC112543844 gene encoding protein HP-25 homolog 1-like produces MSQARQETHSFFLSGVWILAVSATMTMAVQEKSPLAPCLPGPQGPPGNNGVPGHNGHNGLNGEKGDMGDRGEPGASGMPGPQGPPGKLGPMGPKGERGPPGPSGPQGSTGTCLPRQKSAFAMKLAKNYPAPNQPIIFHQILYNDQQHFDKATGIFTCHVPGVYYFGYNVELYRNTTSLLLMKNSKAVLASYQTTLKSYENMSGSTVLKLEKGDKVWLEVIQESNGATQTSYFLGYLIFET; encoded by the exons ATGTCACAAGCAAGACAAGAAACTCACAGCTTCTTTTTATCAG GAGTCTGGATTTTGGCTGTTTCTGCCACTATGACAATGGCAGTAcaggaaaaaagccctcttgctccatgtctcccaggACCCCAAGGACCTCCTGGGAACAACGGTGTTCCTGGTCATAATGGGCACAACGGGCTCAATGGGGAGAAAGGAGACATGGGAGACAGAGGGGAACCAG GTGCCTCAGGAATGCCTGGACCACAGGGCCCTCCAGGAAAACTAGGTCCAATGGGACCAAAGGGTGAAAGAGGACCACCAGGTCCTAGTGGCCCACAAGGAAGCACAGGAACATGTCTGCCACGCCAGAAATCTGCCTTTGCCATGAAACTTGCCAAAAACTATCCAGCTCCTAATCAGCCCATTATATTTCATCAAATCTTATACAATGATCAGCAACATTTTGATAAGGCCACAGGAATTTTCACCTGCCACGTACCTGGAGTTTATTATTTTGGCTACAATGTGGAGTTGTACCGGAACACCACAAGCCTTCTGTTAATGAAAAACAGCAAAGCAGTGCTAGCCTCATATCAGACCACCCTAAAGTCTTATGAAAATATGTCAGGAAGTACAGTCCTTAAGCTGGAGAAGGGTGACAAGGTCTGGTTAGAAGTGATCCAGGAAAGTAACGGAGCAACGCAAACAAGCTACTTTTTGGGTTACCTCATATTTGAAACTTAG